A genomic segment from Fundulus heteroclitus isolate FHET01 chromosome 6, MU-UCD_Fhet_4.1, whole genome shotgun sequence encodes:
- the LOC105925222 gene encoding protein shisa-like-2A isoform X2: protein MSADCSSYYNTDGVFVEAFSCPKPGSAAFAVYCCGFNDVKYCCDDPNSFFPYEYGYMWWLSIGALVGLSVAAVVLLAFLITVCVLCYLFIATKPSRLDNGLPLRAPGKISVCLVTQRWQWNDPHIHWRPQRGTQS from the exons ATgagcgctgactgcagcagttACTACAACACTGACGGCGTGTTTGTGGAGGCATTCTCCTGCCCTAAACCAGGCAGCGCTGCCTTCGCCGTCTACTGTTGCGGCTTTAATGATGTGAAGTATTGCTGCGATGATcccaacagctttttcccctaTGAATATGGATACATGTGGTGGCTGAG TATCGGTGCTCTGGTAGGTCTGTCAGTTGCAGCGGTGGTGCTTCTCGCCTTCCTCATCACTGTCTGCGTCCTCTGCTACCTTTTCATAGCCACCAAACCCAGTCGCCTTGACAACGGCCTGCCCCTCAGAGCACCAG gtAAGATTAGTGTTTGTCTTGTAACACAACGCTGGCAGTGGAACGATCCTCATATACA ctGGAGACCCCAGCGAGGGACCCAGTCATGA
- the LOC105925222 gene encoding protein shisa-like-2A isoform X1: MSADCSSYYNTDGVFVEAFSCPKPGSAAFAVYCCGFNDVKYCCDDPNSFFPYEYGYMWWLSIGALVGLSVAAVVLLAFLITVCVLCYLFIATKPSRLDNGLPLRAPAGDPSEGPSHERVTSGAGPQGFRQHMMNRKVDSDNEPSDPERLFQRCFTATVTGVKVESPT, from the exons ATgagcgctgactgcagcagttACTACAACACTGACGGCGTGTTTGTGGAGGCATTCTCCTGCCCTAAACCAGGCAGCGCTGCCTTCGCCGTCTACTGTTGCGGCTTTAATGATGTGAAGTATTGCTGCGATGATcccaacagctttttcccctaTGAATATGGATACATGTGGTGGCTGAG TATCGGTGCTCTGGTAGGTCTGTCAGTTGCAGCGGTGGTGCTTCTCGCCTTCCTCATCACTGTCTGCGTCCTCTGCTACCTTTTCATAGCCACCAAACCCAGTCGCCTTGACAACGGCCTGCCCCTCAGAGCACCAG ctGGAGACCCCAGCGAGGGACCCAGTCATGAGAGAGTGACCAGTGGAGCTGGTCCACAGGGGTTCAGACAACACATGATGAACAGGAAGGTCGACTCTGACAATGAGCCATCAGACCCGGAGCGGCTTTTCCAGCGGTGTTTTACTGCCACGGTCACAGGCGTTAAAGTTGAAAGTCCCACCTAG